Part of the Deinococcus aestuarii genome is shown below.
CACGAACTCGCCCAGCGCCACGAAGATCACGCGCGTGACCGCGAAGACGAGCACCGTCGCCAGGGCCAGCAGGGCGTACACGGCGCCGTTCGTCAGGCCGTCCGCCGCCAGCACGGGAAAGATCGTCGGGTCGAAGATTTGCATGGGCCTCCAGGTCGGGAAAAGGGCGAGGGCAACGTCGGAACGCTCCCTGGGGACGGGCCGCGCCAGTACGGGGGAACAAGGGTGCTTTGCCCACAATACGTGCTTTGGCACACGGCCGTCACCGCCGGCGGAGGCGGTGCAGAAACGCCCGGCGCGCGGGAGTGGGCGTGAGCGTCCTTCCCCGGGCAGCGCCGGGGCCCACCCGTCTACAGCCCGCCGGAGAACCGAGGCCGCCCACCCCACGAGGACCCGGGGGAGGGTGGGGCGAGAGCACCCGCCAGATCCGGAACCTGCCACGGGAAGCCCCCAGGTGATCGATGGCGGCGGAACCTCCGGACGATCCCTCGCACTTGTCCCGGTGTGATTCGCTGACGACGCGGCAAGGCCAGGTGCGCCCCTCTTCCGGACTTTTTCTTGCCTAAGCAACCTTAGGCAAGAAATCCACCCTTGCCGAGCCGTCCGGCGTGACGGGATCGGGGAGAGGGTCTGTAAGATTTCTGTGAGGAATGCTGGCTATCCTTGAAGAATGAGGGGCTTTTCCAGCAGCCTGCGTCTGCCGCCGAGCCGCTCGCGCCGGGCCGTCTGGTTTTCGCTGCGGCTCAAGGTGCTGCTCTCGTTGGCGCTGGCGGGGCTGTGTCTGATGGGATCGTTGGGGGCCCTGCTGCCCACGCTCGTCGTGACGCGCTTCGACCGTCAGGAGGAGCGGCGAATGCACGCGGATACGCTGCGGGTGGCCCGGGCGCTGGAGACCGAGCTAGAGAGCCTGAGTACCTACGTCCTGAACTGGTCGGCGTGGGACGACACGCACGCGTACGTGCAGCGGCCCAGCCGTGCCTACGAGGCTTCCAATCTGATTCCGGGCAGCTTCGAGGCGGGGCGGCTGAACCTGATCGTCTTTTTGAACCGGCGGGGCGACCTCGTGACGACCCAGGCCTACGATCTCGCCGGGCACCGGCTGGTCCCGTCGGAGGAGCTCACCGGCGAGCTGTTGCGGCGGTCGGGCTCCCTGCTGCGGCCCCAGGGGGAAGAGGACATGCGGCGGGGGATCGTGACGCTGGCCTCGGGGTCCTGGCTGCTCGCCGCTCGGCCGATCCTGACGAGCGCGGGCCGGGGGCCGTCGGCGGGAACCCTGGTGATGGGCCGCGAACTGACCCCCACCCTGCTGAGGGAACTCAAACGCGACGCCGGGCTCGCCCTGACGGTCATGCCCACGCCGGAACGCCTGGTGGAGCGGGTGGCGCGGGCGCCGGGGGGGGTGCTCGTTCAGGCGCGCGACGAGGGGCGGCTGGAGGGCTTCACGGTCGTGCGGGACCTGGCGGGCCGCCCCAGCCTGACGCTGATGGTGGGGGCCGACCGCGAGGACCACGCCAACGGCGTCGTGACGGCCAGGACGATCCTGATCGCCGTGTTCGCCGTCGTCTTGCTCTTCACGGTCCTGACGATGACGCTGGTCGAGCGGCTGGTCCTGCGGCGGCTGGGGCGCTACCGCAGGCAGGTGCGCAAGATCATGCGGGGGGGCCAGCTCACCAGCCGCTTTCCGGTGGGAGGGCGCGACGAACTCAGCGACCTGGGGCACGCCTTGAACGCGCTGCTGGACCAGACCGAGCACAGCCAGCGGCGCCTGGAGCACCAGGCCGCCCACGACGAGCTCACGGGGCTGCCCAACCGCTTCGCCTTCAAGCAGACCCTGGGGGCCTTGATGGGCCGGGGGGAGCCCTTCGCGGTGGTCTTGATCGACCTCGACAACTTCAAGGGCATCAACGACACCCTCGGCCACGAGGTCGGCGACGAGGTGCTGCGCCTGGGGGCCGCGCGTCTGGCGCAGGCCCTGCCCCCGGGTGCCCTGCTCGCGCGTCTGGGCGGCGACGAGTTCGCCCTGCTCCTGCCGGGTGTCGCGGACGGGGAGACGGCCGGGCGCCGCGCCCGCGCCCTGCTGGGCACCCTGGCCCCCCCCCTGCCCACGAGCGCCGCCGAGCTGCGGGTCCAGGCCAGCGCGGGCCTCAGTCTGTGGCCCGCCGACGGCGCCGACGAGTCGGCCCTGCTCCAGTACGCCGACCTCGCCATGTACCGGGCCAAGGCCACCGGGGGCGGCGTGCAGCGGTACCACGCGGGCCTCTCGCAAGAAGCCCAGCGCCGCAACGAACTGGAGCGCAGCCTTCAGGACGTGCTGGGACGGGGCGAACTGTGGCTCGCCTATCAACCGGTGGTGGCCCTCGCCTCGGGCCAGACGGTGGGCTGCGAGGCGTTGCTGCGCTGGCAAAGCCCCGTGCACGGGGCGGTGTCCCCCGCCGACTTCATCCCCCTGGCCGAGGAGCGGGGACTGATCCGCGAGATCGGGGCCTGGGTGCTGCGCGAGGCCTGCACGCTCGCCGCGCGCTGGCAGCGCGAGGGGCGGGGGGTCAAGGTCGCGGTGAACGTGAGTGCCGTGCAACTGCGTGACCCCCACTTCGCGCGTGAGGTGGCGGCCACGCTGCGCTCGGCGGGACTGTGCCCGTCGGGGCTGGAACTGGAGGTGACCGAGACGGCGGTGATGGCAGACCTGGGGGCGGCGACGCGGCAACTGGCGGAGGTGCGCGCCCTGGGGGTGTCGGTGGCACTCGACGACTTCGGGACCGGGTACGCCAGCCTGGAACTGGTGCGGGAATTGCCGCTGGACAAGCTCAAGCTCGACCGCTCGTTCGTGACGGGGGCCGAGCGCGACACGCGGCGGCAGGTGATCGTGGCGTCGGTGATCCACCTGGCCGGGGACCTGGGGCTGACGGTGGTGGCCGAGGGGCTCGAGACCGCGGCGCAGCGCGACATGCTGCTGGCGCTGGGCTGCCCCCTGGCCCAGGGCTACCTCTACGCCCGGCCCCTCCCCCCGGAGGAGTTGCGCCGCCACCTCACCGGGGAGACCGTCCCCCTGGGGGCGTAGGGCGGCGGGGGCACGGCCCGCGTCCGCCGGGTGCCCCCTGGCCCACGCGGCGCCGCCGAAGCCTTATCCTCGGCCCCGTCGTGATGGACGAGCGTGCCCAGACCCTTCCGCTCGGCGCCCTGGCGCTGGGGGCGCTCGCCGTGGCCCTGTGGAGCAGCTCGACGGTGGTGGAAAAGGTGCTGCTGGAGAGCCTTCCGCCGATTACCCTGCTCGCCTGGCAGCTCGGGATCAGCGTGACCGTGCTGTGGGGTGCCCTGCTCCTGGGCCGCCGGGGCGTGGCGCACGGCACGTGGCACCTGGGGTGGCCGGGGCTGGTGCAGCCGGGACTCGCCAACCTGCTGCTCCTGCTCGGGCTTTCCCTGACGAGCGCGAACACCTTCTCGCTGCTCAACTCGTGTGAGACGGTTTTCGGTTTGATCTTCGCGCGGGCGCTGCTGGGGGAACGGGTGGGCCGGGCCACGGCGGTCCTCGCCGGGTTCGCCACCCTGGGCGTGATACTCGTGGCCCTGGGAGCCCCGCAGGAGGACGGGGCGAGCACCTGGGCCGGGGTGGGGCTGGTGCTCGGCGGCACGGTCTTCGCCTCGCTGTACGGGGTGGTGAGCCGTCCCGCCGCCGCCGCGCCGGACACCCACCCGCTCTTGCTGACGGCGCTGCACCAGACGTTCGGCCTCGGGGTCGTGCTCGCCGCGTGGGCGCTGGCGCTGGAGCGCGGGGAGGGCGCGACCCTGGGCGGGGTGGCGCCCGCCACCTGGGCGTGGGCGGCCCTGGCGGGCCTCTTTCAATACGCCGTGCCCTTCTGGCTCTTCCTGACCGCGCTGCGGCGGCTGAGCGCCAGCGCCGTGTCGCTGCTCTTCACGCTGGGGCCGGTCTTTGTGATCGTCCTCGCCTTCCTGGTCCTGGGGGAATGGCTCACCCCCCTCCAGTGGGGCGGGGCCGTGCTCACGCTGGTCTCCCTCACGCTGATCGCGGCGTGGCCGGGGCGCGGCGCACCCCCCTGAGGGCCACGCGGAAGGTCACGCCGAGGTGGGGCGGAAGGTGGACGGAACCGAACGCCCCGGGGCTGCGCCGACCGTCTTCGGGAAAGCCGTTGCCCCACCGCACAAACGCCGGTGGGGCAACGGGCACGGACGGTGACCGGATCAGGCGGGGCCGCCTGCCTGGATGGTCGGCACCCCGTCGGGCCGCTCGGGGCGGGCCAGTTCGAGGACAGGCCGCACGGGCAGGGGCAGATGCTGCGCCCCGGTGTCCTCCAACGCGCCGAAGCGCACGTGCCGCTGGCTGATGAACCAGAGCTCGTCGCGGTCGTTGGGCAGGATGAAGTAGGCCTCGGAGGTCTCGGACGGCGAGTAGATGCCCAGCACCCGGTACAGGCGGTTTCTGGAAAACCCGCTCTCTAGCGGCCGGGGCATGGGCGCGCGCGGCCCACCGAACTCCTCGATGCGGACGAACATATCCTTGTTGTAGGCGAGCATAGGCCAGAATTGACAAAACGGTCCGGCTTCGTCAAGGCAAAAATTAACATTTCATCAGGAACGGGTGAGCGCCACACCATCTGGGGAACCCGGGCGCAGAAGCGGGTGGCCGCCACGTGGCGCTCACCCTGACAGGAATTCTCACACCTTCTTCAGTCTCTTCCAATTCCCCCGTCAGGGGGTCTTCCTGTGGCAGGGAGCTCGGCGGTGGCGGTCAGCCTGGCACCCGGCGGGACCCCAGGGCGGCGAGCACCTCCGCTGCGGCACGCTCGCCGCTCGCGCAGGCACCCTCCATGAAGCCCTGGAAGGCGCCGCCGGTGTGTTCCCCCGCGAAGTGGAGCCCGTCCACGGGCTCGGCCTCGGCGCCGCCGATGGTGGTCCACTGCCCCACCCGGTAGGCGGAGTACGAGCCCCGGCTCAGGGGATGGCTCGGCCAGTGCGCGCGGAGGGCCGGGGCGCGGTCCCGCGCGGCCCCGATGCCGGGGTAGATCGCCTCCATCTCGGTGAGCCAGGCGGCGGTGTGGGCCTCGGCGCTTCCGGTGCCGACCTCGAGCCCACGCCGCCCGCCCACGAAGTTCGTCAGGGCGCCCGTGGGGCCGCTGGCGGCCAGCGTGCGGCTGCTCTCCCAGGTCGTCTGGAAGGTCCGGTCGGAGTAGGTGTACCCGTTCGAGCGGTGACGGGTGCGCCACACGCGCTCGGAGAAGCCCGCGATGAGCTTGGCATTCGTGCCGTAGCCGATGGTCTCGATGGCGCGGCGCTTGACCTCGGGCAGCGGCAGGCGCAGGGCCACCCCCCGCAGGACGCTGAAGGGCAGCGCCAGGATGACGCGGGAGGCGCGCACCTCCTGCGAGCTGGCCCCGCGCGCGAAGGTCAGGGTGTAGCGCCCGTCGCTGCCCCGGCTCAGGGCTTCGAGGCGGGCGCCGAGGTCGAGGTCTTGCGCCAGGGCCTGTCCCAACCGCTGCGGGATGGCCCCGTTGCCCTCCTCGGCGGTGTAACGCATGTCGCTGGCCCCGAAGATCTCGAACCGCTCGGGGGACGTGCCGATGAGGTAGCTCAGGTTGAGACTCGACTGCTCGGTCGCCTCCAGGCCGTACTCGGTGACGTAGGCCACCTCGATCAGGTCGCGCAGGAAGGGAGGCACGTCGGGCCGGTCGAGGTAGTCGTGCAGGGAGGTCCGGTCGAGGCCCGCCGCGTTGCCGGGGGTGAGGTGACTCACGGACTCCACGTCCAGCGCGGCGAGGTCCGCGCCGATCCGCCGCGCCAGGGGGCGGAAGGCCTCCAGCACCTCGGCGTCGGTGTACACCCTCCCGCCGAAGTCGAAGACCTCGGGGATCAGGCGGTCGCGGGCGTCGTCCGCGAGGAGGTCACGGAGCGGCACTCCAAGTTCGCCCGCGAGGCGCCGGATGGACGTGTGGCCCGAGTCGATGAACTCGCCGCCCAGCTCCACGTGCCGCCCCCCGAAGACGCCGTGCCGGGTGGAAACGCGCCCGCCCACGCGCGGCCCCGCCTCGTACACGCGCACGGGCACCCCCGCTTGCCGCAGCCGGTACGCCGCCGTGAGGCCCGCGAGCCCCGCCCCCACGACGACCACGGGGTCGTCCCCGGTCACGCTGGCCCGCGCCGCCGGGGGAAGCGTCTGCGCCGAGACCCCGCGAGGCGCCAGGGTCAGCCCCGCCGCCCCGAGGGCCCCGGCCCGCAGCAGCGCCCGCCGCCGGGCGTCGTGGGTCCGTTCGAGCACCTCCTCGTCTCGCTGCCCACGCACCTCGGCGTGGTGGGCCAGCGCGAAGAACACCCGCAACCGGGCGAGCAGGGCGGACCGGCTCAAGCTGTTCCCCTCAGGTTGTTCATGGTCCCCCGACTCTAGCAACCTCTCCCGGCCCTGCTTGCCCAGAAGTTCACAAAGCTTCGCGCAGGGCGCCCCGGCGTCCTCCTGTCCTCTCCCCTGATTGAAAGCCGGAGCCCTGTGACTCAGCAGAACATGCAGGGGCGATTGTCCTTCCGCGGAGGGGGCCCTGCGCGTAGAACCCCGGCGGGAACGTCCTGCCGTCTATCCCACACATGGACAACCCCGCCCGAGTATTTATGCATTGTTCGTATCCTCTTGAGTCATAAGGATCAGGCCGCACGAGGCCGAGAGAGGAGTGCCTCATGAACCACGACGAACTGCACCCGCCCTCCCACCACGAGATCGAGGCACTCGGCGAGCACGGCCTGTACCGCGAGGGGCAGGAACACGACGCCTGCGGCGTTGGCTTCATCGCCCACATGCGGGGCGAGAAGGCCCACAGCATCGTCACGCAGGGGCTCAGGATTCTGGAAAACCTCGACCACCGGGGGGCCGTCGGCGCCGACGAGCTGATGGGCGACGGGGCCGGAATTCTTATTCAGATTCCCGACGAGTTCTACCGCGCCGAGATGGGCCAGCAGGGCGTCACCCTGCCCAGGCCCGGCGAGTACGGCGTGGGCATGATCTTCCTGCCCAAGGAGCACGCCTCGCGCCTCGCCTGCGAGCAGGAATTGGAGCGGGCGATCAAGGCGGAGGGGCAGGTGCTGCTGGGCTGGCGCGACGTGCCCGTGGACCGCGAGATGCCGATGTCGCCGACGGTGCGGACGAAGGAGCCCGTCATCCGGCAGGTCTTTATCGGTCACGGGACGGACACCCTCGTTCCTGACGCCCTGGAGCGCAAGCTGTACGTCATCCGCAAGCGGGCCTCGCTCGCCATCCTGCGGCTCAAGCTCACCCACGGGCGCGAGTATTACGTCCCCTCCATGTCCTGCCGCACGGTGATCTACAAGGGCCTGCTGCTCGCCGGGCAGGTCGGGCAGTATTACCTCGACCTGCAAGACGAGCGGGTGGTCTCGGCCCTCGCGCTCGTTCACCAGCGATTCTCCACGAATACCTTCCCGGAGTGGTATCTCGCGCACCCCTACCGGATGGTCGCGCACAACGGCGAGATCAATACGGTCAAGGGCAACTTCAACTGGATGCGGGCGCGGGAGGGCGTGATGAAGTCGCCGGTTCTCAACGGCGACCTCCCCAAGCTCTACCCCATCAGCCTGCGCGGGCAGTCGGACACGGCGACCTTCGACAACGCGCTCGAACTGCTGACGATGGCGGGCTATCCCCTCGCGCACGCGATGATGATGCTGATTCCGGAGGCGTGGGAGCAGCACACCGGCATGGACGAACGCCGCCGCGCCTTTTACGAGTACCACGCGGCGATGATGGAGCCCTGGGACGGCCCCGCCGCCATTGCGTTCACCGACGGGCGGCAGATCGGCGCGACCCTCGACCGCAACGGGTTGCGTCCGGCGCGCTATATCGTCACCAAGGACGACCTCGTGGTCCTGGCCTCCGAGGCGGGCGTGCTGCCCATCCCCGAGCACCGCATCGTGAAGAAGTGGCGCCTCCAGCCGGGGCGGATGTTCCTCCTCGACCTGGACGAGGGGCGGATCATCGAGGACGAGGAGCTCAAGTCCCGGTACGCCTCCGCCAAGCCCTACCGGCAGTGGATCGAGAACGTGCGGGTCAAGCTCGACGACATGGCGAGCCGGGTGGAGGCCCCGGTCCCCCGCGAGGCCCTGCTCGACCGGCAGCAGGCGTTCGGGTACACGCAAGAAGACCTGAAGTTCCTGCTCAACCCCCTCGCCGCCGCGGGTGAGGAGGGCGTCGGCTCGATGGGCAACGACTCGCCGCTCGCGGTGCTGTCCAGCCGGAACAAGCCGCTCTACAACTACTTCCGGCAGCTCTTCGCACAGGTGACGAACCCGCCCATCGACCCGATCCGCGAGGCCATCGTCATGTCGCTGGTGTCCTTCATCGGGCCTAAGCCCAACCTGCTCGACATCAACGCGGTGAACCCGCCGCTACGGCTGGAGGTCTCGCAGCCCGTCCTCGAAGTCGAGGACATGGCGCGGCTGCGGGGGATCGGGGAGCAGACGAACGGGAAGTTCAAACCGTACGAGCTGAACATCTGCTACCCGGCGCTGTGGGGCAACGAGGGTATCGAGGCCAAGCTCGCCTCCCTGCGGGCGGAGGCCGTGGACGCCCTGGAGAGCGGGCACAACATCCTGATCCTGACGGATAGAGGCATGGACCGCGACCACGTGGCGATTCCCGCCGCGCTCGCCCTCTCCGCCATCCACCAGCACCTCGTCAAGGAGGGCCTGCGGACGACCACCGGCCTCGTCGTGGAGACGGGCTCGGCGCGGGAGGTGCACCACTTCGCCGTTCTGGCCGGGTACGGGGCGGAGGCGATTCACCCCTACCTCGCGCTGGAAACGATCTCGGACCTGCATCCGGAGGCGCCGGAGAAGGCCGTCTCCAACTACGTCAAGGGCGTGGGCAAGGGGCTGTCCAAGGTCATGTCGAAGATGGGCATCAGCACCTACATGTCGTACTGCGGCGCCCAGATTTTCGAGGCGGTCGGGCTGAGCGAGGACCTCGTGCAGAAGTACTTCCGGGGCACCGCGACCCAGGTGGGCGGCATCGGCGTGTTCGAGGTGGCGGAGGAGGCGTTGCGGGTCCACCGCGCGGCGTTCGGCGAGGACCCCTTCCTGGCGAACATGCTCGACGTGGGCGGTGAGTACGCCTGGCGGGCGAAGGGCGAGGAGCACATGTGGACGCCCGACGCCATCGCCAAGCTCCAGCACGCGACGCGCTCGGGAAGATTTGAGACGTACCGCGAGTACGCCCGCATCATCAACGACCAGTCGCGGCGGCACATGACGTTGCGCGGCCTCTTCGAGCTGAAGGCGGACCCGGAGAAGGCGATTCCGCTCGACGAAGTAGAACCCGCCGCCGAGATCGTCAAGCGGTTCGCCACGGGGGCCATGTCGCTCGGCTCGATCAGCACCGAGGCGCACACCACCCTC
Proteins encoded:
- a CDS encoding putative bifunctional diguanylate cyclase/phosphodiesterase, whose product is MRGFSSSLRLPPSRSRRAVWFSLRLKVLLSLALAGLCLMGSLGALLPTLVVTRFDRQEERRMHADTLRVARALETELESLSTYVLNWSAWDDTHAYVQRPSRAYEASNLIPGSFEAGRLNLIVFLNRRGDLVTTQAYDLAGHRLVPSEELTGELLRRSGSLLRPQGEEDMRRGIVTLASGSWLLAARPILTSAGRGPSAGTLVMGRELTPTLLRELKRDAGLALTVMPTPERLVERVARAPGGVLVQARDEGRLEGFTVVRDLAGRPSLTLMVGADREDHANGVVTARTILIAVFAVVLLFTVLTMTLVERLVLRRLGRYRRQVRKIMRGGQLTSRFPVGGRDELSDLGHALNALLDQTEHSQRRLEHQAAHDELTGLPNRFAFKQTLGALMGRGEPFAVVLIDLDNFKGINDTLGHEVGDEVLRLGAARLAQALPPGALLARLGGDEFALLLPGVADGETAGRRARALLGTLAPPLPTSAAELRVQASAGLSLWPADGADESALLQYADLAMYRAKATGGGVQRYHAGLSQEAQRRNELERSLQDVLGRGELWLAYQPVVALASGQTVGCEALLRWQSPVHGAVSPADFIPLAEERGLIREIGAWVLREACTLAARWQREGRGVKVAVNVSAVQLRDPHFAREVAATLRSAGLCPSGLELEVTETAVMADLGAATRQLAEVRALGVSVALDDFGTGYASLELVRELPLDKLKLDRSFVTGAERDTRRQVIVASVIHLAGDLGLTVVAEGLETAAQRDMLLALGCPLAQGYLYARPLPPEELRRHLTGETVPLGA
- a CDS encoding NAD(P)/FAD-dependent oxidoreductase, with translation MSRSALLARLRVFFALAHHAEVRGQRDEEVLERTHDARRRALLRAGALGAAGLTLAPRGVSAQTLPPAARASVTGDDPVVVVGAGLAGLTAAYRLRQAGVPVRVYEAGPRVGGRVSTRHGVFGGRHVELGGEFIDSGHTSIRRLAGELGVPLRDLLADDARDRLIPEVFDFGGRVYTDAEVLEAFRPLARRIGADLAALDVESVSHLTPGNAAGLDRTSLHDYLDRPDVPPFLRDLIEVAYVTEYGLEATEQSSLNLSYLIGTSPERFEIFGASDMRYTAEEGNGAIPQRLGQALAQDLDLGARLEALSRGSDGRYTLTFARGASSQEVRASRVILALPFSVLRGVALRLPLPEVKRRAIETIGYGTNAKLIAGFSERVWRTRHRSNGYTYSDRTFQTTWESSRTLAASGPTGALTNFVGGRRGLEVGTGSAEAHTAAWLTEMEAIYPGIGAARDRAPALRAHWPSHPLSRGSYSAYRVGQWTTIGGAEAEPVDGLHFAGEHTGGAFQGFMEGACASGERAAAEVLAALGSRRVPG
- a CDS encoding DMT family transporter — its product is MDERAQTLPLGALALGALAVALWSSSTVVEKVLLESLPPITLLAWQLGISVTVLWGALLLGRRGVAHGTWHLGWPGLVQPGLANLLLLLGLSLTSANTFSLLNSCETVFGLIFARALLGERVGRATAVLAGFATLGVILVALGAPQEDGASTWAGVGLVLGGTVFASLYGVVSRPAAAAPDTHPLLLTALHQTFGLGVVLAAWALALERGEGATLGGVAPATWAWAALAGLFQYAVPFWLFLTALRRLSASAVSLLFTLGPVFVIVLAFLVLGEWLTPLQWGGAVLTLVSLTLIAAWPGRGAPP
- a CDS encoding glutamate synthase-related protein, producing the protein MNHDELHPPSHHEIEALGEHGLYREGQEHDACGVGFIAHMRGEKAHSIVTQGLRILENLDHRGAVGADELMGDGAGILIQIPDEFYRAEMGQQGVTLPRPGEYGVGMIFLPKEHASRLACEQELERAIKAEGQVLLGWRDVPVDREMPMSPTVRTKEPVIRQVFIGHGTDTLVPDALERKLYVIRKRASLAILRLKLTHGREYYVPSMSCRTVIYKGLLLAGQVGQYYLDLQDERVVSALALVHQRFSTNTFPEWYLAHPYRMVAHNGEINTVKGNFNWMRAREGVMKSPVLNGDLPKLYPISLRGQSDTATFDNALELLTMAGYPLAHAMMMLIPEAWEQHTGMDERRRAFYEYHAAMMEPWDGPAAIAFTDGRQIGATLDRNGLRPARYIVTKDDLVVLASEAGVLPIPEHRIVKKWRLQPGRMFLLDLDEGRIIEDEELKSRYASAKPYRQWIENVRVKLDDMASRVEAPVPREALLDRQQAFGYTQEDLKFLLNPLAAAGEEGVGSMGNDSPLAVLSSRNKPLYNYFRQLFAQVTNPPIDPIREAIVMSLVSFIGPKPNLLDINAVNPPLRLEVSQPVLEVEDMARLRGIGEQTNGKFKPYELNICYPALWGNEGIEAKLASLRAEAVDALESGHNILILTDRGMDRDHVAIPAALALSAIHQHLVKEGLRTTTGLVVETGSAREVHHFAVLAGYGAEAIHPYLALETISDLHPEAPEKAVSNYVKGVGKGLSKVMSKMGISTYMSYCGAQIFEAVGLSEDLVQKYFRGTATQVGGIGVFEVAEEALRVHRAAFGEDPFLANMLDVGGEYAWRAKGEEHMWTPDAIAKLQHATRSGRFETYREYARIINDQSRRHMTLRGLFELKADPEKAIPLDEVEPAAEIVKRFATGAMSLGSISTEAHTTLAVAMNRIGGKSNTGEGGEDPARYRGEMGGETITAGTRLADILGEGRIEAQADYELQDGDSLRSKIKQVASGRFGVTTEYLVSADQIQIKMAQGAKPGEGGQLPGGKVSEYIGMLRHSVPGVGLISPPPHHDIYSIEDLAQLIHDLKNANPRADVSVKLVSEVGVGTIAAGVAKAKADHVVIAGHDGGTGASPWSSIKHAGSPWELGLAETQQTLVLNRLRSRIRVQADGQMKTGRDVVIGALLGADEFGFATAPLVAEGCIMMRKCHLNTCPVGVATQDPVLRQKFTGKPEHVINYFFFVAEEVRELMASLGIRKFDDLIGRADLLDTRQGIAHWKAQGLDFSRLFHVPAVPGEVARRHVETQDHGLERALDVTLIEKCRPALERGEKVQLLEDARNVNRTVGAMLSGEVIHHHPDGLPDMTIFIQMEGHGGQSFGAFLAPGVTLYLIGDANDYTGKGLSGGRVAVRPSIDFRGDATKNIIVGNTVLYGATSGEAFFRGVAGERFAVRLSGATAVVEGTGDHGCEYMTGGTVVVLGRTGRNFAAGMSGGIAYVYDEDGTFASRCNTAMVSLDRVVPAGEQETTIERRFWHRGQTDEAQLRQLLEDHHSWTGSLRARDLLDNWEREMPRFVKVFPREYERALGELHSDAGRGPAEVGQSTGQGVLTK